A region from the Pseudomonas sp. P8_229 genome encodes:
- a CDS encoding esterase-like activity of phytase family protein, with amino-acid sequence MRFGWVLASALLLSAMTVSAEPAPELKLLSEHPVDGMRGGNLSGLAMCGKDLWTVSDRDDDQIYRLDTRDQVWQAETVRVDVPSLPDSGLPWGLRVRTWAAQFVRGGDLDFEGITCDNAGNRYIVSEAHAAVLQVSPQGTASWLKISPMLVREARASGMLLHFNALFEGLTVNPAGDEIWLAAERERRGLLKIKRQQTVWDCDGGCVLFSEDGVEMQPPQFPNARVVTRDFADLALFNGKLFTLERNAYQICRRDAVTAKVERCWSFAEEALQPQRRYSQAFGLAEALVVDADGAWIGLDNNDGARADGEKRPIVWRFAAPDGGWSAQP; translated from the coding sequence ACTGTCCGAACATCCGGTTGACGGCATGCGCGGCGGCAACCTGTCGGGGCTGGCGATGTGCGGTAAAGATCTGTGGACGGTCTCTGACCGTGACGATGACCAGATCTATCGTCTCGACACCCGTGATCAGGTCTGGCAGGCCGAAACGGTGCGTGTCGACGTGCCGTCATTGCCAGACAGCGGATTGCCTTGGGGCTTGCGCGTGCGGACGTGGGCAGCGCAGTTCGTGCGTGGCGGTGATCTGGATTTCGAAGGCATCACGTGCGACAACGCGGGCAATCGCTACATCGTCAGCGAAGCCCATGCAGCCGTATTGCAGGTATCGCCGCAAGGCACGGCGTCGTGGCTGAAAATCTCGCCGATGCTGGTCCGTGAAGCACGAGCCAGTGGCATGTTGCTGCACTTCAACGCCTTGTTCGAAGGCCTGACGGTCAACCCGGCGGGCGATGAAATATGGCTGGCTGCCGAGCGCGAGCGCCGTGGCCTGCTGAAGATCAAGCGCCAGCAAACGGTCTGGGATTGCGACGGCGGCTGTGTGCTGTTCAGCGAAGACGGGGTCGAGATGCAGCCGCCGCAGTTTCCCAATGCCCGGGTGGTGACGCGCGACTTCGCCGATCTGGCGTTGTTCAACGGCAAGCTGTTCACGCTGGAGCGTAACGCGTACCAGATCTGCCGCCGCGATGCGGTGACGGCCAAAGTCGAACGTTGTTGGTCGTTCGCCGAGGAGGCCTTGCAGCCGCAGCGACGTTATTCACAGGCCTTCGGTTTGGCGGAAGCGCTGGTGGTGGACGCCGACGGCGCCTGGATCGGCCTCGACAACAATGATGGTGCCCGCGCTGACGGCGAGAAACGCCCGATTGTCTGGCGCTTCGCCGCACCTGATGGTGGCTGGAGCGCCCAGCCTTAG